GCAGGACTTCGCCCCCCAGGCCAAGGTCTTGGAACAAAGCAGGATAGAGCAGGCCTCCCCCAAGCCACACTGGCTCCCTGGGTTTCTGTGGAGACCTGAgagaggtgggggcggggaggaagtggggaatgGGAGAGGGttaaggtggggaaaggagggaggggccaTACTGGGAGTAGAGGCAGTTAGGCCAGCATGTGGTCAGCGGTGGGGTAGGGGGGCCGGAGGCCATCGCTGTAGGTGTCCAGGGGGTAGTCCCCATCCATGTCCATGTGCATGTCCAGGGGATCCAGGGGCTGGTCGCTCGAGTACATGGCACGGTAGGTGGCGTCCATGTCTGGGGAGGAAAAGGGGACTCCGTCTAGGGGTCTTCAGGCCACCCTCTCTGGGAGGGGGGATCTGGACAGCCCTCTGTCACCTCTTCTACCTCTGCACATGCTCAGTGGGACTGAAACGCCCCCCACGCCCCGCCCGCTCCAGGCTTGCAGACTGGGGTGCCCTCAGTCTGCAGCGTACTCTGCCACACTCACCATCACCATAGGGCTCGTTGATGGGGATCATGCTCTGGGCCTGGGACAGAGAAAGACAAGGGGGTCAGGAAGGGGAAAGcacagcggggagtggggagcagacaAAGGTGCTTCTTAAAAGGAGGGTCTGCAGGGGGAGAAAAGCCCCCAAGGGGAAGATGCAGTGGGGTCACCCTGTGGCCTGATGAACTTGGGTAGAGGGCCCTACCATTCATACTTAGGGGAACCCCACCGGCTGGAGCTGCCCTGGCAGGGAGGGGATAGCGGAGGGGAGAGGACTCCAGAGTGGGTGTGCAATGGGCGGCACGCCTAGCTCCTCCTCTGGAGAGCGGGTACACGGAGCTGCGCCCCGGGCCCCTGGGATCAGGGGCGCTGCAGGCCTGCACAGACCTCCCTCAAACCCCGGATTCTGGTTTCCACAAAATAAAATGGCCATTTCTGGAAGTTCCTTTGAGAGTTCAGCGTCCCCCCCTGCTGGACGGCTGTTAGGAAAGGATCCCATTGCAGAGCCAAAGCCTGCAAGTGGACAGTGTAGCAGgatccccgccccccactctTGCTCCGTCTCCCCCCAAAAACCACAAAGCCGTAGAGCGGCTACTCACAGCCTCCCAGGCAGCCGGGTCGTGCTTGAAGAGGGAGTTGGTGAGCTCCACGGACACCCGCTTGCGGTAATCGGGGTTCTTGTCCTCAGAGATGCGGAACAGGACGGCAGCAGCGTAGGTGGCTGAACAGAGAGGCCAAGTCAGGTGCCTGGGGGAACAGATGCCGCCtggccccctccccgccccctgcgGGCCCCATCCCACTACCCAGACAGGCCCTCACCGGTGCCCTCATTGCGGGAGTGCAGGAGGTCCATGAGGGGGGCAGAGGCCCCCTCGGCATCAATGGCATCGGCCGCCTCCTTGTCCTGGGCCAGCTCACACAGGACGCCTGCAGCCACGCGCTGGATGTTCTCCACGGAGTTGTACAGGAGCTGCGGGCCGAGCGGGAGACACTTAGCTCACCTCTGCCTTCCACTGgggttggtggggtggggtggggacacggGCTCCCAGCGGGCAGTGTGGGTGGCGCACCGGGCCGCAGCCTGCCTCTGAGTGGACGCCTTCCCATTCCGACTCTATCAAGTGGCCACCTGATCCGATGTCGACCCTTCCTTGCCCTCGGCTGGCTCTTTGGTCTGTCTCGGTGAATGTCAGCGCCAAGTGCAAACCTTCGCCCACACGCTGCACTCTCAGGAGAGTCCCAGGCTGGACTGACGTGGGCCGAGGGTGTGACCGCTGCACGGGTCTGCTCAGACTGCACAACTGTCTCCCGATGGATCCCCGGCCAACAACATGGGAGCCTTGTGTGGTCCTTAAAtgactttatgtcaacttggattTTAATGCAAGTGCAGGggctggagtccaacctgtcaatcaggccaccgtCTGGGGACacttccttgggggtgggggtgcttctTAGAAGAAACTGGGaacttctctcctctctctgagACTTCTGTCTTCCTGCTGGCTGGCACTCTGCCacccaccctgagagctgccagcacCCTGCTGTTTCCACGgactttggatccacataactgcaCCCACTGACGTGGTTCCTGGCTCACCATTCAGAGTCACTGGCATGTGGCTATGTAAATCTGATGAGGGACTTTCGGACTTCCGTCAGACTAACGGACCAGAGTTGGACCAGgccgggatgccttcttgataggcGGTCCTTTATTGCGCACACATGAgcgtcactggtttgtttctctaggtgACCGACAAGACCCCATCACTTGACTCTGAAGTCATTTGAATTTTGGCTCATTCATTAGCTGGCCGACGCAGGCCACTGGCGCTCTGTTTTTCCATTGCCAACTTGATAGTGGAAAACTGGCTCTCAATGGAGACGGGGGAGCTTCGTGTCTTTAAGCCCTGGGGCCGGGCTTATGAGCCACCTGGGAACGGTGTGCTGCTTTTGCTGCCTAACAACTGGGATCGTGTACAGCCAAGTTCTTCGGTTGCAACACAAAGCCCAAGCTTGTTGCGATTCTTGCACATACATGTCCCCAGGTGGCTGCTGACCTCCTTGTTTCTCAGGTTGTTTGTGGGGCGCACAGGTGGTTTTCATGTCTATGTGATTGAAGCTCAATCTGGTCTTCCCTGGTCCTTCTCTTGCCCGCGGGTCTACAAAGCCATTTTTACCCAGGGGGGTGCTGAGGGGTCGCTCCCACGGTGGCCACTGGCCCCCACTCCTTTGTCCCTCAGAGATCCTGACTCCCAGTCTTCCCCCCTCATTGGGGGTTGGCGAGACCACCTCTCCTGTCCACCTGTCCCAGCTCACCTGCACAAACAGGGGGATGGTGTTGAGTCGGAAGATCTCCATGCGGTTCATGGGGTCCCGGGCCAGGATGTGCAgcgccccagtgcagccctccacgaTCTCCTCCATCCTCACGCCGTCCTGCAGCCAAGGAGATACCCAGGCATGACCTCCACCTTCCCGGGCCACCCTGACCAGCCCCACCGGTTCTCAGAGTGGACATCTGCTGcaaccccctccctgcctcccatgCACACATGTAATGCACACCaggtcacacatacacacatccgtgtgcacacacacagtccTGTGCACGCTCCTCTACTTTCGAGCGAGGGTCGGCTATTACAAAGACCAGCCATCCCTTACCGTGTACGGCTGCTGTGTGCCTGCAGCCACGTGGCGCTGGGCATCCTGGTGGGCCTTGACCAGCAGCTGGACAAGACGGGGGATGACCGCTGCCTCCTGCAGTGGGGCATGGTTGGCCGGGCAGAGGGCCAGGTTCCTGATCAGGCCGATGGTTGCCTGGCAAAGAAAGGGCAACGGTCAGGCACCTTGCCGGGGGCGCTGGCAAGATCCCGCGTGGACAGCCTTAGTGACTGCCGCCTCCGCTGCCTCTTCTCCCCACCAGGCCTGACCCAGACGGGCTGGCGCTTGAGAGTGAggctcccccaccccagctcaaGCCTTTCCTTCCGTAGGATGTGTGGGTGCTACATCCAGCTCTACTAGACCCCACAAACAACACCAAAGCCGAGGCCGCCCAGTTCGTTCTGAGGCCTGACAACTCCAGATCTTACAGAATCCACTGACTCCATCGAGTGTGCCCAGCTGCAGTCAACACACGCAGAGGGCCGGGCCTTGTTTCCACAGCACccctggctgggtttgaaccaccccttAGGTGAATGGTCAACCAGGGACCGTCTAAGACACTCATGCCATcgcattggttctgactcacagtgaccgtacaGGACAGGACGGATTTGCCCCCGaggttttttgagactgtaaccctcgccgggaggagaaagccttgtctctctccagcTCAGATCCTAACAGGCCCTGCTAAAATGATGACGGCAGAACCCCCCTTCATCTGCAAGTCCGACCCTCTGCCCTGCTCCCTCTCTCTTCACCCAACCTCAACCCTGAGccccaggaagcctctgctctggtTGCCCCGGATATGGCTCCCCTGCGCCGGCAGTGACTAACCTCCATCAGGGCAGTTCTGGGAAGAAGTCTCCTTCCCAtcgcacccccacccaccaccggCTTCCAGGAGCTCTCTAGCATCCCAGAGTCCCTCGGCTCTGGAGTCTCCCAGAGCTTTGTCTCCTCAACGGACCTTCCCCCCAGGGAGGCAGGAGGGCACGTGTGAAACGCCTGCAGTCGAGAGCTGCTAATGTTGGCACAAGGAAGACGACGCGCCAAGGTCACTGGTCACTAAGCTGAGGGGCCGGGGGGCAACTCAGCTTTCCTGATGTGTGGTCAGCGGCCCCTTTCCCCACATAACCCTCTCGGAAGCCCCGGAGGCAGCTGGGAGCAAGTGCCAAAGAAGGGCCCATGTTGTACGCAGCGCGTTAGAATGACCGGAGTCCTCCCTGTGTGACCCGTCTACCAGGCCTCGCATCCCCACGAGACCCTTTGTCTACAGTTGTTTCTACTGCTTGGGCACTGGCATCCCTCTGGCTGTGGGTTCTCCTCCTTGTccctacacattcacacacacactcacactgtcTCTCTCTGTACCCTGGTCCCTTACAACCCTGTCCCTTGAGCCTATGCACCAGCAGGCTCACCCCTGTgctgctccccacctcccccaggcAGCCTCCTAAGAaggctccaccctcaccctccctctctggAGATGACCCTTCTCCCAGAATCTGTGCTCCTCTTTGTCGCCTGAGTGTTGGTGGATGCCTGCCTGCCAATCCAGTTTTCAGGCCTTCCTGCATCTGGATGGGGCTGAAACCCACATTCCGGGATGGGAGCCTGGGCGATTGTGTCCCCCTTTCTGgccttccccatttctccctgctTCTCAGGGACAAGAACCTACCTATGGGGCAGTGAGGCAGTCTAACCACTCCGGTGAGGGCAGCCCTCAGCTGGACCCTAGGGCACAATAAATGTGCTCCCTGGACCAATAAAGTCAcctggggggcaggggcaggggggtcCTGAAAGGGATGCCTTAACCTTGGAGTCAGCACAGCGCTGCAGGCTGGGAGTCTATGTGTCTGGGCGGAGTCAGTCAGGTCTATACTATTTCCAGATGAAATCTATTACCCCCACTTGGAGCCCCTATATTGCAGGGCCCCTTTGTTGGAGCCAGGCGCCCTGCCTGGCAGCAGGTCACAGATcgggctgctcaccccaaggtaGGCAGTTCCACCCCACCAGCCAAGCAGTGGCAGAAAGGGGaggtttctgctcccacaaaggctGACAGGCTGGGAACCCTGCCTGGAGCCGCCCTGAGTGGggactgatggcagtgggcttgggttccGTTTGGTTGTGTTCTAGCCAGGAGCCCAGGGAGGGCAGCGGTTAAACACCGAGCTGCTGAGGAAAGGTGGGCGGTtcgaacccgccagctgctccaccgGGGAAAGGCCCCatggcctgctcctgtaaagatctcagCCTTGCCcatgccacccccccacccccagggcagctctcccgttctttagggcagtggttctccaccttcctcatgccgcgacctttcatacagttcctcatgtggtagggacccccccaaccataacattattttcattgctacttcatcactgtcattttgctactgtgatgaatcgggtgacccctgtgaaagggttgtttgacacccccaaaggggtcgtgacccacaggtcaaGAACTACTGCTCTGGGGTCTGAGTGGACTCCATGGTGGTAGGCTGGGTTTGCTCTGCAGAGTCCCTAGGGAATGCCTGGGCTGTAACCAAAGGgtcggaggttcaagtctacaccGAGGGGCCTGGGGAGACAGGCCTGGTTGATGCTCTTCCTTCCAATTAAGTGAGGAGTAGCCACGGCGGCTGGGAGCACGTTGCTCTCTTAAGAGCTCTCCACATGGGATCAACGAGACCAGAGTCCCTTTGAAAGGTTCACTGAGGGGGCAGCTGCCCAAGATTTGAGCAGGGAGGGCCCGAGATTGGGCACGAGCCCCCAGCGTGCTGCGTGCCATGGACCCGCACGTGTGGACCCAGTGCCCATCGTGCTATGCTACGTCTGCTTGCAGCAGCGACACTACCGGAAATGCACAACCCACGGGACTCGGTCCTCCTCTAGCACACGAAGCACCACCAAGAGTGGGGACCTGCTCGGTGACAACTGGCTGGGCCGAGCTCTGCCAGGACCGACCCACTCCTGCGGTGGCATAgcgcttacacattgggctgcgcaCCCCAGTCCGGCAGGTTGAAACCTCCCATTGCtcaggagctttctactcccataaagagttagtctcaggaacccacagggacgattctaccctgtcccatggggtcactaggagtcagaatccactcgatggcaggtaGTGACACATGCCTGATcctcaccccgccccacccccaccccgtccaCCCCACACAGCGGCGGCCGGCCGTCAGCACCTTGACCAGTGGCCACTGGTTGGGCTGGTTGAGCAGCTTGACAATGGCCGGGATGCCGTAGTTCAGTCGCACGGAGTTCTGGGCCATCTCGGCCTCGGGGTGGCGGCTGGTGAGGTGGCGCAGGGCGCAGACGGCCGGCTCGGTGATGTCGTCCTTGTCGCCGGCGCGCAGGATGGCGTGGATGAGCGCCTCCACGCCGCTGTTCTGCGTCACCAGGGTcttgttcttgctgttgttgCAGGTCAGGTTGGAGAGCGTGCCCGTGGCGCAGGTCAGGACGTTCACGTCGTCCACACTCAGCTGGTTCACCAGGATCTTCAGCACACTCTCCAGGCCCTCCTGAGGGTCGGGGGAGCAAGCAGGCAGTGAGGAAGGTACCCAGGGGGAGCCCAGCAGAGAGAAGGCcggcccaggcccaggctcagCGGATGCCTGGTCAGCCCAGCTTCCCCTTGATCCAGCCACGCCTGTGAGGGAGCGCACTAGCCTtcggaggctcagagaggtggagGGACTTGCCCAGAGACCTGTAACTAGTgggcaggatttgaacccagggctGCGTCCAAGCACTGTGCTTCTTCTGGCCCATCCTGCCTCTCCCCTGGGTCTCCAGCACCAGCCATGCCAGCCATGCCAGGAGGGAACTGCAGCCGAGGTCGCACATGCTGATGGCCTTGCCGGCCCACTAGTGACTCACTTTCATACACTctggccctgccctgcaggccctCGCTGCTGCCCTCAGTGGTCCTCAGGCTAAGTCCGCTTTCTGGAATCATCTCAAGCCCAGGGAGAGCCACGTGGGCTTGGGCTGGAAGAGGAAGACCCGAGACTGACCCCAGGCCGGCTGCTGCGTCTAAACAACGGGGTCCCATCTGCTCCCTCCAGGGTTGCTGGAAGGGTGAAGTGAGCTAAGTCCATCGTGCCCAGCAGACCCGCACAGGGCACGTGCTCCGCCAACCATCCATTCCTCGCcaagggcaggggctggggtgggggtggggtggctctCAGGAAGGTAATCTGGTTGGAAGGGGGGCCAGGTGATGTATCCTGAAGCTGCAGTTTCCTTGATTGTAACTGATTAAGCTCTCTGTTTCTTGGTGCCCCACTGTTCCCCCATCCCTGCATCTGCCTGGCCCCACCGGACCCCACTTTAGAAGCACCAACCTCCTTTTCCTTCCCTCCGTATTCCCAAAGAGGATTAGATCCTTAAGCTAAAGGGATGAGGGCCTCCAGGCCCAAGTGTCCCCCTCACCTGCTTGGTGGCCACATCCGAGAGATTGCGTAGGgtccagaggcagttctgcacGAGGCGGGGGCTGTTGCTCGTCAGATGTTTGCCCAGTGCTTGCATcccacctgggggagggggtggcatcTGATCAGCCACAGTGGAGCACAAGGGACAGCCTGGCCGCTGGACAGGGGCCCCACCCCAATCCTCCTGGCCACCGGGCCACCCTCGCAGGCCACTCTACTCACCAGCCTCCACAATGGCAGGCTTGTTGCTAGGGCACACAGATAGCACCTTGAGCACCCGGCTGGTAGTCCAGAGCAGCTTCTCATAACTATAGTTACGCATGATCTGCACAAGGGCCTGGGGGCCTCCGTTGGCCAGGATGATCAgctgggggaaacagggaggactGTGAGCCACAGGAAGGGAGAGCAGAAGCCGGCAGGGGCTGTCGCCAGGAAGCATCCACTAAAGCCCAAATAGCGTTTGTGCCCATTCCGTAAGGCTGGAATTTGGAACAAGGGTAACATAACACTCAGTGCTGGCGAGGATGTGGGGAAACCGTATTCACACACATGGCTGTCGGCAACACGGAAAAGAGCACAGTCCTTACGGAAAGCCAGCTGGGTAAAAGCCTCCCCCaaaccccaagctcactgccattgagtccattctgactcacccatcccctagggcagggtggaactgccccccccccaatccccccACCAGCTTCTGATTGTAATTCTTCACAGGGAGTAAGAAAGCTCCTTCCATCTCctgaagagctggtggtttcaaactgctagcgtAACCATTTAGAAACATAAACAACACACCCCCACCGCCTGTGGGGTACCAAAAGATTTCCCCTGCAGATTGTCTCCTGCTTGGTAGCTCAGTGTGTGGTCAGCTGCTCCCTGAGGGCATTCAGCCATCAGAgcaatcagactactgtctgtcccaccctaaggagGGCTCACACCTTACTGATAAGGATGATTGTTTCCCAGGAGAGCCCAAGGAACTGGTCTAGCCCAGGGCaacaggttaggctgccatcctgaatctaggatgctgccatcctgaatctaggatccacccatcttgtcacatgtgtgcccctaatCCTTCTTCTTCCTATTGGTTGTACACCCCTAGGTGTACtccctcccattgctgtattgcctacggtacaaccccttcctgtgacgagtGGGTGATTACCTGTAATCAGAGGGGCTTGCATGCAcctaagtatatataagccttggttagaaatatactCTCACTCCTCCCCCTGTCTCCCAACTCTGCGAGGACTACCAAgagaggctgaggtgaacatgccaccatgaaatgtgcctgactcctttagtttctcttctctcctatctcttattctctgtgactttactttaatctttatatattatcgccTACAGAGCAGTGATACTGTCAGAGGCTGGCTACTCTGACAACCGTCCCTCCCCAGCCACATGGCTGAAATTATAGCCTGGGATCAAAGTCTTTGCTTTGGGGGAAACTGTGTCCAGCGCTGTTCAGGGCCATAGAATGCCCTGCCTTCGAATACCGTATGAGACGCTGGCCATCACAGAGGGTGGTTTTGAGGATAAAGCAGCAAAAAAAACAGggatgagggtggggaggaagtcacTGCGAAACCGGATATTAAGTTCCACTTtggccatgtgactcctccaaggAAGCAGGGCTGTGTGTGGAGAATGCACTGCTCACATGAGGATGGGAGATGATGGAGGAggggtccccacccccacccccacccccacccccgcctgggCTGCAGGAGAATAGGTGGggcctgcgggggggggggggggggtggcccaCCTTGCTCTCCTGGTTGCCATAGGCCAGCAGCTGCAGGCAGTCGGTGGTGATGGCCAGGAACTTGGGGTTGTTCTTGTTGAGTAGGGGCACCATCTTCTGCAGCCCGTCCGCCAGGCGCACGGCCATCTTGGCGCCCTCCTGGTAGAGCAGCAGGTTGTGGAGGGTGGTGATGGCATAGAACAGCACGGACTCCACCGGGGAGCTGGAGTGGCAGGCGGGGAGTTAGCTGAGGTAGGTCCCGGGGAACTCCTAGTTCTCGAAACACCCGCGCGGAAGGATCCGCCATCAGCGCTTGCACCCAGCCCCAGTGCGCGCTGGAAGGATGGCTGCAGCCAGGCTGTGCTATCCCTGAGCCCCCAGCCCCCCTAGCAGCCCTGGGCGGGACCCAGAGGGTTGGTGGGCATCTGCCCCCAGGGCGATGCCAGCCTAAGTCAACCATCAACCCTGTAGGGGAGCGCGCTCTGTTGGTCGGTCTGCGGCGAGTCAAGAATCTGCTCCATAGCACCTGCCATCCGTGCCCCAGCCCCgggaggcggggggtggggggagtggggagggggaggcgcgGGACACACCTGAGCATGCGGACCAGGGCAGGGATGCCGCCTGACTTGAAGATGGCGAGCAGTCCCTCGCGGTGGTGGGAGAGGTTGTGCAGGATGCTGGTGGTGCAGCGGGCCGTGTCCAGGTCACTGGTGTTCTGCATGGTGCGAACGACAGCCGCCACCAGCTGGGGCGAGCCCATCAGCGCCCGCCGTGACGCCTCCTTCTTGGACAGCTGGTTCACGATCATGGCCGCCTTGGTCACTACCACCTGCGGGGGGGCGGGGCGTGAGTGGGCGGCCGGAGGGGCAGGGAGACGGCTTGACCGGCTCTGCCTGCCTTCTCTCAGCCTCCTGCCCTTGCCCTGCCCCGCCCAGCCAGAGCCCCCCACGGACCGGGTCCTCGTCGTTGAGCAGCTTGGTGAGCTCAGGCAGGGCCCTCGTGGCCAGCTCGGCGTCATCCTGGTAGTTGATGAGGTGCACGATGGCCGAC
This window of the Tenrec ecaudatus isolate mTenEca1 chromosome 10, mTenEca1.hap1, whole genome shotgun sequence genome carries:
- the JUP gene encoding junction plakoglobin encodes the protein MEVMNLIEQPIKVTEWQQTYTYDSGIHSGANTCVPSVSSKGIMEEEDACGRQYTLKKTTTYTQVPQNQGDLEYQISTTARAKRVREAMCPGVSGEDSSLLLTTQVEGQTTNLQRLAEPSQLLKSAIVHLINYQDDAELATRALPELTKLLNDEDPVVVTKAAMIVNQLSKKEASRRALMGSPQLVAAVVRTMQNTSDLDTARCTTSILHNLSHHREGLLAIFKSGGIPALVRMLSSPVESVLFYAITTLHNLLLYQEGAKMAVRLADGLQKMVPLLNKNNPKFLAITTDCLQLLAYGNQESKLIILANGGPQALVQIMRNYSYEKLLWTTSRVLKVLSVCPSNKPAIVEAGGMQALGKHLTSNSPRLVQNCLWTLRNLSDVATKQEGLESVLKILVNQLSVDDVNVLTCATGTLSNLTCNNSKNKTLVTQNSGVEALIHAILRAGDKDDITEPAVCALRHLTSRHPEAEMAQNSVRLNYGIPAIVKLLNQPNQWPLVKATIGLIRNLALCPANHAPLQEAAVIPRLVQLLVKAHQDAQRHVAAGTQQPYTDGVRMEEIVEGCTGALHILARDPMNRMEIFRLNTIPLFVQLLYNSVENIQRVAAGVLCELAQDKEAADAIDAEGASAPLMDLLHSRNEGTATYAAAVLFRISEDKNPDYRKRVSVELTNSLFKHDPAAWEAAQSMIPINEPYGDDMDATYRAMYSSDQPLDPLDMHMDMDGDYPLDTYSDGLRPPYPTADHMLA